A stretch of the Papaver somniferum cultivar HN1 chromosome 6, ASM357369v1, whole genome shotgun sequence genome encodes the following:
- the LOC113289263 gene encoding splicing factor 3B subunit 4-like gives MTTRIAPGVGANLLGQHSAERNQDATAYVGNLDPQVSEELLWELFVQAGPVVNVYVPKDRVTNLHQGYGFVEFRSEEDADYAIKTLNMIKLHGKPIRVNKASQDKKSLDVGANLFVGNLDTDVDEKLLYDTFSAFGAIVSNPKIMRDPETGNSRGFGFISYDSFDTSDAAIEAMNGQYLCNRQITVSYAYKKDTKGERHGTPAERVLAASNPGTTKNRPHTMFASGPPTLLNGPAQGNNGPMGAPMPPRPFMNGGIPHGQLPPPLRPPPMPPSGSFPPPMQLGGPPPSWPGHQQQQQQQHGQMMVPSGMPPPQHQQQFRPPPNMLPPPPQQGGYMSRPPPPPMGMGAPQPVWRAPPPPQQLVQRPPPPPQMLMPPPPPNSLPPPPPSSG, from the exons ATGACGACTCGAATAGCACCGGGTGTTGGAGCGAATTTGCTCGGACAACACTCTGCAGAGAGGAACCAAGATGCTACTGCTTATGTTGGTAATCTCGATCCTCAG GTGAGTGAAGAGCTATTGTGGGAGTTGTTTGTTCAAGCTGGCCCTGTTG TTAATGTTTATGTTCCTAAAGATAGAGTCACAAATTTACATCAAGGATATGGGTTCGTAGAGTTTCGCAGTGAAGAAGATGCTGACTAT GCAATCAAGACTCTGAACATGATTAAACTTCATGGAAAACCAATACGTGTGAATAAG GCCTCCCAAGATAAGAAGAGCTTGGATGTTGGAGCAAATCTGTTCGTTGGAAATCTCGACACT GATGTTGATGAGAAACTTTTATATGATACTTTCAGTGCATTTGGAGCCATTGTCAGCAATCCTAAG ATAATGAGAGATCCCGAGACAGGCAATTCTCGTGGTTTTGGTTTTATTAGCTATGATTCTTTTGACACATCTGATGCGGCTATTGAG GCAATGAATGGTCAATATCTGTGTAACCGTCAGATAACGGTTTCCTATGCATATAAGAAAGATACCAAAGGGGAGCGTCACGGCACACCAGCAG AGAGAGTCTTAGCTGCAAGCAATCCAGGTACAACGAAGAATAGGCCCCACACTATGTTTGCGAGTGGACCACCTACACTGCTTAATGGACCTGCTCAAGGAAATAATGGTCCAATGGGTGCACCAATGCCTCCTCGGCCCTTCATGAATGGCGGTATTCCTCATGGGCAACTTCCACCACCCCTTCGTCCTCCACCAATGCCACCAAGTGGGTCCTTCCCACCTCCCATGCAACTTGGAGGTCCACCTCCATCTTGGCCAGgtcatcagcaacaacaacagcaacagcacgGCCAAATGATGGTACCATCTGGTATGCCGCCACCTCAACATCAGCAGCAGTTTAGACCTCCACCTAatatgttaccacctccaccacagCAGGGTGGATATATGTCAAGGCCTCCTCCACCACCTATGGGAATGGGTGCACCACAGCCTGTTTGGcgagcaccaccaccacctcagCAACTTGTTCAAAGACCCCCTCCTCCGCCTCAGATGTTGATGC